In the Synechococcus sp. Nb3U1 genome, one interval contains:
- a CDS encoding primary-amine oxidase, with product MLRMGRQWPRWLQALGITIAFGLSIVALTITSSLGSPKVSHPLDPLTAEEIETTASVIRAAESLAEDATFVIIDLQEPDKAEVLSFQPGDPFRREAFTIVYEPKANRTYEAIVDLMENKLIAWTEVPDVQPAMVGSEFGLAAEVVKADPGWQEAMRKRGITDFDRVAVDCWAPGNLSPEEEASGDRFCRGISYYKGDNWNYYSAPIEGVLATVNLNTGKVSKLIDDDTIVAFSKESFDYDLASLGTVRPAPKPLRLTHPDGASYEINGNEITWQGWKFRYLMHPREGLVLYTIRYQEGDEERPVLYRVSLSEMVVPYGDPDETWYFRNAFDVGEYNFGLLANTMELGKEVPENGLLLDAVFADNDGEPYVMPGVIGLYERDNGMLWKHYDYNTERNDVRRSRELVMTMTAAIGNYDYGISWVFHQDGTFEVQADLTGIVLAKGIDAVTAAEADPFSPLMAPHVGGTNHQHYFSFRLDMDVDGTDNGVVEMNLKPLPQGPDNPAGNAFIMEDVHLMSEKEAMRDMNMMSNRKWAIVSTSKTNAIGAHTGYVLMPGHNAMFLPVEGSNVRDRAGFATHHFWATHYQPGELYAAGLYPNHSKPGEGLPEWVSNDQPLEGEDLVIWYSLGVSHVPRPEDWPVMPVHRTGFKLMPWGFFDRNPTINLAEPA from the coding sequence ATGTTGCGCATGGGGCGGCAGTGGCCGCGTTGGTTGCAAGCATTGGGTATTACAATTGCCTTTGGCCTCAGCATTGTGGCGCTGACGATCACCAGTTCGCTGGGATCCCCTAAGGTATCTCACCCTCTGGATCCCCTCACAGCTGAGGAAATCGAAACCACCGCCAGTGTGATCCGCGCAGCCGAAAGTTTGGCGGAAGATGCCACCTTTGTGATCATCGACCTGCAGGAGCCGGACAAAGCCGAGGTGCTCAGCTTTCAGCCAGGGGATCCCTTCCGCCGCGAAGCCTTTACCATCGTCTACGAACCGAAGGCCAACCGCACCTACGAAGCGATTGTGGATTTGATGGAAAACAAGCTGATCGCTTGGACGGAAGTGCCCGATGTGCAGCCGGCGATGGTGGGCAGCGAATTTGGTCTGGCCGCCGAGGTAGTAAAGGCGGATCCCGGCTGGCAGGAGGCGATGCGCAAACGGGGGATCACCGATTTTGACCGCGTGGCCGTGGATTGCTGGGCACCGGGCAACCTAAGCCCAGAGGAGGAAGCCTCTGGAGATCGCTTCTGTCGCGGCATTTCCTACTACAAGGGCGACAACTGGAACTACTACAGCGCGCCTATTGAAGGGGTGCTGGCCACCGTCAACCTCAACACTGGCAAAGTCTCAAAACTCATTGATGACGACACCATCGTGGCCTTCTCCAAGGAGAGCTTTGATTATGACCTCGCCTCGCTGGGCACGGTTCGCCCCGCCCCCAAACCCCTGAGACTCACCCACCCTGACGGAGCCAGCTACGAGATCAACGGCAACGAGATTACCTGGCAGGGCTGGAAATTCCGCTACCTGATGCACCCGCGCGAGGGACTGGTGCTCTACACCATCCGCTACCAAGAGGGCGATGAAGAACGACCGGTGCTCTACCGGGTCAGCCTCTCGGAAATGGTGGTACCCTACGGGGATCCCGACGAAACCTGGTATTTCCGCAACGCCTTTGATGTTGGGGAATACAACTTTGGCCTGCTGGCCAACACCATGGAGCTGGGCAAGGAAGTGCCAGAAAATGGCCTGCTGTTAGATGCCGTTTTTGCTGATAACGATGGCGAGCCCTATGTGATGCCTGGGGTCATCGGCCTCTACGAGCGGGATAACGGCATGCTCTGGAAGCACTACGACTACAACACCGAACGCAACGATGTACGCCGCAGCCGCGAACTGGTCATGACCATGACCGCTGCCATCGGCAACTACGACTACGGCATTAGCTGGGTGTTTCACCAAGATGGCACCTTTGAAGTGCAGGCGGATTTGACCGGGATCGTCTTGGCCAAGGGAATCGATGCGGTTACTGCTGCCGAGGCGGATCCCTTCTCGCCCTTGATGGCTCCCCATGTGGGCGGTACCAATCACCAGCATTACTTCAGCTTCCGGCTGGATATGGATGTGGATGGCACCGACAATGGCGTGGTAGAGATGAACCTCAAGCCCCTGCCCCAAGGCCCCGATAACCCAGCGGGCAACGCCTTCATCATGGAAGATGTCCATTTGATGAGCGAAAAAGAGGCGATGCGGGATATGAACATGATGAGCAACCGCAAGTGGGCCATCGTCTCCACCAGCAAAACCAATGCCATCGGTGCCCATACGGGCTATGTCCTCATGCCCGGCCACAATGCTATGTTCTTGCCGGTAGAGGGATCCAACGTGCGGGATCGGGCTGGATTTGCCACCCACCACTTCTGGGCCACCCACTACCAACCCGGTGAACTGTATGCTGCCGGTCTTTACCCCAACCACAGCAAGCCGGGCGAAGGGTTACCCGAATGGGTGAGCAATGACCAACCTCTAGAAGGGGAAGATCTCGTAATCTGGTACTCCTTGGGGGTTTCCCATGTGCCGCGCCCAGAAGACTGGCCGGTGATGCCGGTGCATCGGACGGGCTTTAAGCTTATGCCCTGGGGCTTCTTCGACCGTAACCCGACCATTAACTTGGCAGAACCTGCCTGA
- a CDS encoding DUF2854 domain-containing protein — MFEKLPLPISTLVLFAGVATTVWGFIYYNDPTLNLIGIFAGIPLLLGGVTMKVVELKPVPALAVASAEVMQARAQQATEIQKQVRADITKYSYGANAHLEDALEFLGLRGPLEADLPKVKGYQEELRNGRYALVLLFDSPAVPFEQWQESHQKKMQGFFGRDVEVQLAQPQENQVELALIAQPAFPTT; from the coding sequence ATGTTTGAAAAATTGCCCCTACCGATCAGCACCCTCGTTTTGTTTGCCGGAGTCGCCACCACCGTTTGGGGCTTTATCTACTACAACGATCCCACCCTGAACTTGATCGGCATCTTCGCCGGGATCCCTTTGTTGCTAGGAGGGGTGACCATGAAGGTGGTGGAGCTCAAGCCGGTGCCAGCCCTAGCTGTTGCCTCTGCTGAGGTCATGCAAGCTCGCGCCCAACAAGCCACAGAGATTCAAAAGCAAGTCCGCGCCGACATTACCAAATACAGCTACGGAGCCAATGCGCACCTAGAAGATGCCCTGGAATTTCTCGGCCTGCGCGGCCCCCTGGAAGCAGATCTGCCCAAGGTGAAAGGCTACCAGGAAGAACTGCGGAATGGGCGTTATGCGCTCGTGCTTCTGTTCGACTCCCCTGCGGTTCCTTTTGAGCAATGGCAGGAAAGCCACCAGAAAAAAATGCAGGGTTTCTTTGGCCGGGATGTGGAGGTGCAATTGGCGCAACCCCAAGAGAACCAAGTGGAATTGGCGCTCATCGCTCAGCCGGCTTTCCCAACGACTTAA
- a CDS encoding aminotransferase class I/II-fold pyridoxal phosphate-dependent enzyme, with the protein MVLSKAFRRLRSLDRKTQERAPLFEAIRHYCSLDKAPFHTPGHKQGRGIPSDLLTLLGENVFRADLTELPEVDNLHDPDGVILEAQILAAEAYGADRSWFLVNGSTCGVETLVMSVCDPGDKILLPRNCHKSAIAGVILSGAVPAYIEPDFDLELGIAHGITPIGLEQALQEHPDAKGVLVVSPTYYGVCCDLESLVAIAHAHGLPLLVDEAHGPHFAFHPQLPLSALEAGADLVVQSTHKVISGMTQASLLHLKGSRIDPNRVRNILQLLQSTSPNYVLMMSLDVARRQMALEGETLLSQTLALADQARTRLNQIPGIRCFGPERIGSTPGFCEFDRTRLTVTVSELGQFGFDAHDWVNDHFHVQPEMSTLHNVVFIFSIGNTQRDIDRLVESFTALSEHSQGSPQSQVMADKMQRLALLQRPPLAPRRLSPREAFFAPIHRIPFQQAVGHICAEIISPYPPGIPILVPGEEVTQEAVDYLLLVHEAGGFINGPEDVRLQTLKVVKAS; encoded by the coding sequence GTGGTTCTGTCAAAAGCATTTCGTCGCTTACGCTCGCTCGACCGTAAGACCCAAGAACGTGCGCCGCTCTTTGAGGCCATCCGTCACTATTGCAGCCTGGATAAAGCCCCTTTTCACACACCTGGTCATAAACAGGGGCGCGGGATCCCGTCGGATTTGCTGACGTTGCTAGGGGAAAACGTCTTCCGGGCCGATTTAACCGAATTGCCGGAGGTAGACAACCTGCACGACCCGGATGGGGTGATCCTGGAAGCCCAAATCTTGGCCGCGGAAGCCTATGGGGCAGACCGCAGTTGGTTTTTGGTGAATGGCTCCACCTGCGGTGTGGAAACGCTGGTGATGTCGGTGTGCGATCCGGGGGACAAAATCCTGTTGCCGCGCAATTGCCACAAATCTGCCATCGCGGGGGTGATCCTTTCGGGCGCGGTGCCTGCTTATATCGAGCCCGATTTCGACCTAGAATTGGGCATTGCCCACGGCATTACCCCCATCGGGCTAGAACAAGCACTCCAGGAACACCCCGATGCTAAGGGGGTTTTGGTGGTTAGCCCCACCTACTACGGGGTGTGCTGTGATCTAGAATCCTTGGTTGCGATTGCTCATGCCCATGGCTTGCCCCTGTTGGTGGATGAGGCCCATGGCCCCCATTTTGCCTTTCACCCGCAGTTGCCCCTTTCGGCCTTAGAAGCGGGGGCAGATTTGGTGGTGCAGTCTACCCACAAGGTGATCTCTGGCATGACCCAAGCCTCGCTGCTGCACCTCAAGGGATCCCGTATCGACCCCAACCGGGTGCGCAACATTCTGCAACTGTTGCAATCCACAAGCCCCAACTATGTGTTGATGATGTCGTTGGATGTGGCACGGCGGCAGATGGCTCTAGAGGGAGAAACTCTGCTCAGCCAAACCCTGGCTTTGGCGGATCAAGCCCGCACTCGCCTGAATCAGATTCCCGGCATTCGCTGTTTTGGCCCAGAACGGATTGGCTCTACGCCGGGGTTCTGCGAGTTTGACCGTACCCGCCTCACGGTGACTGTGTCGGAGCTGGGGCAGTTTGGGTTTGATGCCCACGACTGGGTGAATGACCACTTCCATGTGCAGCCGGAGATGTCGACTCTGCACAATGTTGTCTTTATCTTCAGCATTGGCAATACCCAACGGGATATCGACCGTCTGGTGGAGAGCTTCACGGCTCTGTCCGAGCATTCTCAGGGATCCCCTCAATCCCAAGTGATGGCGGACAAAATGCAGCGATTGGCTCTGTTGCAGCGCCCCCCCCTTGCTCCCCGACGACTTTCCCCCCGCGAAGCCTTTTTTGCGCCGATTCACCGCATTCCGTTCCAACAAGCGGTTGGGCACATTTGTGCGGAGATCATTTCCCCCTATCCGCCTGGGATCCCGATTTTGGTGCCAGGAGAGGAAGTTACCCAAGAGGCGGTGGACTATCTGTTGTTGGTCCACGAGGCGGGTGGCTTTATCAATGGCCCGGAGGATGTGCGCTTGCAAACCCTGAAGGTGGTGAAGGCTAGCTAA
- a CDS encoding hemolysin family protein, which yields MDDPPLALAAAAAFPNSELSWGDASLSLLWVIGLLAINAFFVAVEFSLVSARRSRMVQLASEGNRQAALVQKAQEQLEYSLSTTQLGITLASVLLGWIGATKVAPTLFLALSQLAWFQSVDAVVMQGLSVVVVFSLLTYFQIVMGELIPKTLAILYSEPIALRLAWLNRLVSRLLQPFVELPRFSSRCVLRFLGARIPEDSSFYSTMTVEELQLLIASSVESGNIEAEERELLSNIFEFGETVASEVMIPRTSIDAVPETATVQEVLAEVAESGHSRYPVFGESLDDIRGLIHVKEVVSHLAKGSLELQSPITSFVREAHFEPENKLIAELLPQMKQQHWAMVVVVDEFGGTAGLITIQDLVEEIVGKLSDGPDPDEKEPDIQDIDEFTLLIQAQLDVEEINERRGLNLPLHEDYQTLGGFLIYHLQKIPRTGEKFTYQDLEFQVVRMEGPRVDRVKVVRHPSPMEGSLPALPQPQTARARS from the coding sequence GTCCCTTAGCCTCCTCTGGGTCATCGGTCTTTTAGCCATCAATGCCTTTTTTGTTGCGGTCGAGTTCTCACTGGTGTCGGCGCGGCGCTCGCGCATGGTGCAGTTGGCCAGTGAAGGGAACCGTCAGGCAGCTCTGGTACAAAAAGCGCAGGAGCAGCTGGAATATTCGCTCTCCACTACTCAGCTGGGCATTACCCTGGCCAGTGTGTTGCTGGGCTGGATTGGAGCCACCAAGGTTGCACCGACGCTGTTCCTGGCTTTGAGCCAATTGGCTTGGTTTCAGAGTGTGGATGCAGTCGTCATGCAGGGGCTGTCGGTGGTGGTGGTGTTTTCGCTGCTCACCTATTTTCAGATCGTGATGGGGGAGCTGATCCCCAAAACTCTGGCCATTCTCTATTCTGAGCCGATCGCCCTGCGCTTGGCCTGGCTGAATCGCTTGGTGAGTCGTCTGTTGCAACCCTTTGTGGAACTGCCACGGTTTTCCTCCCGTTGCGTGTTGCGATTCTTAGGGGCACGGATCCCAGAGGACAGCTCTTTCTACAGCACCATGACGGTGGAGGAGCTACAACTGTTGATCGCCTCGTCGGTGGAGTCGGGCAACATTGAAGCCGAAGAACGGGAACTCCTGAGCAACATCTTCGAGTTCGGCGAGACCGTTGCCAGTGAGGTGATGATCCCCCGTACCAGCATCGATGCTGTACCTGAAACCGCAACCGTTCAAGAGGTATTGGCGGAGGTGGCGGAATCAGGGCATTCCCGTTACCCTGTCTTTGGCGAATCCTTAGACGATATCCGGGGGTTGATCCACGTCAAAGAAGTGGTGAGCCACCTAGCCAAGGGATCCCTGGAACTACAAAGTCCGATCACCAGCTTCGTTCGCGAAGCCCACTTTGAGCCCGAGAACAAACTGATCGCGGAGTTGTTGCCCCAGATGAAGCAGCAGCACTGGGCGATGGTGGTGGTAGTGGACGAATTTGGCGGGACAGCTGGGCTGATCACGATCCAGGACTTGGTGGAAGAGATCGTCGGCAAACTCTCGGATGGCCCGGATCCAGACGAGAAAGAACCAGATATTCAAGACATTGACGAATTCACCCTTTTGATTCAAGCCCAGTTGGATGTAGAAGAAATCAACGAGCGCCGGGGTCTCAACCTGCCCCTCCACGAGGATTACCAGACCCTTGGGGGGTTTTTGATCTATCACCTGCAGAAGATCCCGCGTACCGGCGAAAAGTTCACCTACCAAGACCTGGAGTTTCAGGTGGTGCGTATGGAAGGACCACGGGTGGATCGGGTGAAGGTAGTCCGTCACCCTAGCCCCATGGAAGGCTCCTTGCCTGCCCTACCCCAACCGCAAACGGCGAGAGCCCGCTCATGA